The following proteins come from a genomic window of Trifolium pratense cultivar HEN17-A07 linkage group LG4, ARS_RC_1.1, whole genome shotgun sequence:
- the LOC123923133 gene encoding homeobox protein SBH1-like isoform X1, with the protein MLGFGGQSCSEISAMDHHHHHQHHMMNMENNVNRKFFSFPLSNNNSSGVQVHHNYNQQQNNNNNTSSSVAVRDKIMAHPLFHRLLSSYLNCLKVGAPPEVVASLEESCAKCEALNGSSGRSSIGEDPGLDQFMEAYCEMLIKYEQELTKPFKEAMLFLSRIESQLKALAVSTDFGQSEPASHNEIDMHENNLDTQGEDQELKVQLLRKYSGYLGSLKKEFLKKKKNGKLPKEARQQLLDWWNRHYKWPYPSESQKQALAESTGLDLKQINNWFINQRKRHWKPSEDMQFAVMDATNYYMENVMCKPFPMDAAMPMLL; encoded by the exons ATGTTAGGGTTTGGAGGACAAAGTTGCAGTGAGATTTCAGCTAtggatcatcatcatcatcatcaacatcatatGATGAATATGGAAAATAATGTTAATAGGAAGTTTTTTTCATTTCCTTTGAGTAACAACAACTCTTCTGGTGTTCAAGTTCATCATAACTACAATCAACAgcagaacaacaacaacaacacttcTTCAAGTGTTGCTGTTAGGGATAAAATCATGGCACATCCTCTCTTTCATCGTCTCTTGTCTTCTTACCTCAATTGCTTGAAG GTTGGAGCACCTCCAGAAGTGGTGGCTAGTTTAGAGGAGTCATGTGCAAAATGTGAAGCCTTGAATGGCTCATCAGGAAGGAGTAGTATTGGTGAAGATCCAGGTTTGGATCAGTTCATGGAGGCTTATTGTGAGATGCTTATCAAGTATGAGCAAGAACTCACAAAGCCCTTCAAAGAAGCTATGCTTTTTCTCTCAAGAATTGAGTCTCAGCTTAAGGCTCTTGCTGTTTCAACTGACTTTG GTCAAAGTGAACCAGCTTCACATAATGAGATTGATATGCATGAGAACAACCTTGATACTCAAGGTGAAGATCAGGAATTAAAAGTGCAGCTTTTGCGCAAGTATAGTGGATATCTTGGGAGCCTCAAGAAAGagtttttgaagaagaaaaagaatggAAAGTTACCAAAGGAAGCTCGGCAGCAACTACTTGATTGGTGGAACAGGCATTACAAATGGCCTTACCCATCG GAAAGTCAAAAGCAAGCACTAGCAGAATCCACGGGCCTAGATTTGAAGCAGATCAACAATTGGTTCATTAATCAAAGAAAACGTCACTGGAAACCTTCTGAGGATATGCAATTTGCTGTGATGGATGCAACAAACTACTACATGGAAAATGTCATGTGCAAACCATTTCCTATGGATGCTGCCATGCCTATGCTTCTTTAG
- the LOC123923133 gene encoding homeobox protein SBH1-like isoform X2, which yields MDHHHHHQHHMMNMENNVNRKFFSFPLSNNNSSGVQVHHNYNQQQNNNNNTSSSVAVRDKIMAHPLFHRLLSSYLNCLKVGAPPEVVASLEESCAKCEALNGSSGRSSIGEDPGLDQFMEAYCEMLIKYEQELTKPFKEAMLFLSRIESQLKALAVSTDFGQSEPASHNEIDMHENNLDTQGEDQELKVQLLRKYSGYLGSLKKEFLKKKKNGKLPKEARQQLLDWWNRHYKWPYPSESQKQALAESTGLDLKQINNWFINQRKRHWKPSEDMQFAVMDATNYYMENVMCKPFPMDAAMPMLL from the exons AtggatcatcatcatcatcatcaacatcatatGATGAATATGGAAAATAATGTTAATAGGAAGTTTTTTTCATTTCCTTTGAGTAACAACAACTCTTCTGGTGTTCAAGTTCATCATAACTACAATCAACAgcagaacaacaacaacaacacttcTTCAAGTGTTGCTGTTAGGGATAAAATCATGGCACATCCTCTCTTTCATCGTCTCTTGTCTTCTTACCTCAATTGCTTGAAG GTTGGAGCACCTCCAGAAGTGGTGGCTAGTTTAGAGGAGTCATGTGCAAAATGTGAAGCCTTGAATGGCTCATCAGGAAGGAGTAGTATTGGTGAAGATCCAGGTTTGGATCAGTTCATGGAGGCTTATTGTGAGATGCTTATCAAGTATGAGCAAGAACTCACAAAGCCCTTCAAAGAAGCTATGCTTTTTCTCTCAAGAATTGAGTCTCAGCTTAAGGCTCTTGCTGTTTCAACTGACTTTG GTCAAAGTGAACCAGCTTCACATAATGAGATTGATATGCATGAGAACAACCTTGATACTCAAGGTGAAGATCAGGAATTAAAAGTGCAGCTTTTGCGCAAGTATAGTGGATATCTTGGGAGCCTCAAGAAAGagtttttgaagaagaaaaagaatggAAAGTTACCAAAGGAAGCTCGGCAGCAACTACTTGATTGGTGGAACAGGCATTACAAATGGCCTTACCCATCG GAAAGTCAAAAGCAAGCACTAGCAGAATCCACGGGCCTAGATTTGAAGCAGATCAACAATTGGTTCATTAATCAAAGAAAACGTCACTGGAAACCTTCTGAGGATATGCAATTTGCTGTGATGGATGCAACAAACTACTACATGGAAAATGTCATGTGCAAACCATTTCCTATGGATGCTGCCATGCCTATGCTTCTTTAG